In Deltaproteobacteria bacterium, the following proteins share a genomic window:
- a CDS encoding UPF0175 family protein, with product MITINIPSTVEAAIKLPEKEREKELLKLLAVKLYEKGIMGIGKASELCGLSRLEFMQVLKEENVTLNYDDEELERDLRNLEYFK from the coding sequence ATGATAACAATAAACATACCAAGCACAGTGGAAGCAGCTATAAAACTTCCGGAGAAGGAAAGGGAAAAAGAGCTTTTGAAACTCTTAGCAGTAAAACTGTATGAAAAGGGTATAATGGGAATAGGAAAAGCATCTGAGTTGTGTGGATTAAGCAGATTAGAATTTATGCAAGTTTTAAAAGAAGAAAATGTGACTTTGAATTATGATGACGAAGAATTAGAAAGAGATTTAAGAAATCTGGAATACTTTAAATGA
- a CDS encoding PIN domain-containing protein, translated as MKDFNIQPDSTYFIDTNIWLYSFIQSQNREKTEIARAIIKECEIVISTQIINEMCVNLIKKVNFSEGKIQNLIESLYRKYTVLELSQDILLKASKIRANHSFSFWDSVVAASALDCDADYLISEDMQHSFNLENKLTIINPFEESER; from the coding sequence ATGAAAGATTTTAACATACAGCCAGATTCAACATATTTCATAGATACGAATATATGGCTTTATTCATTTATCCAATCTCAAAACAGGGAGAAAACTGAAATTGCCAGAGCTATTATAAAAGAATGTGAAATTGTTATCAGCACTCAAATAATCAATGAGATGTGTGTAAATTTGATAAAAAAGGTTAATTTTTCAGAAGGGAAAATCCAAAACTTAATTGAGTCACTATATAGAAAATATACAGTACTTGAATTATCTCAAGACATACTTTTAAAGGCATCAAAAATACGTGCTAATCACAGTTTTTCTTTCTGGGACAGTGTAGTTGCGGCCAGTGCTCTGGATTGTGATGCAGATTATTTAATATCGGAAGATATGCAGCATAGTTTTAATCTTGAGAATAAACTTACAATTATAAATCCATTTGAAGAAAGTGAAAGGTAA
- a CDS encoding PIN domain-containing protein — protein sequence MMEIFVLDACSLIAFFNDEEGAGKVENLLRMAEEKKVKLYMNKLNILEIYYGVYRDDGEKVAEETFHKILGLPILIVDNLTDRQLRESGRLKANYSISLADAIAVGETIIRNAKLVTADHHEFDIFEEKSEAEFYWIR from the coding sequence ATGATGGAAATCTTTGTTTTAGATGCTTGCTCGCTCATTGCCTTTTTTAATGATGAAGAAGGAGCAGGCAAGGTTGAAAATCTACTTCGGATGGCAGAAGAAAAGAAAGTTAAGCTTTACATGAACAAATTGAATATCCTGGAAATTTACTATGGAGTGTATCGCGATGACGGGGAAAAAGTAGCAGAAGAAACATTCCATAAAATTTTGGGACTGCCTATTCTAATAGTCGATAATTTGACTGATCGGCAGTTGAGGGAATCGGGTAGGCTGAAAGCAAATTATAGTATTTCCTTAGCAGACGCCATTGCCGTTGGTGAAACAATTATAAGAAATGCAAAACTTGTAACGGCAGACCATCATGAGTTTGATATTTTTGAAGAAAAATCTGAGGCAGAGTTTTATTGGATCAGATAG